One genomic region from Cyanobium usitatum str. Tous encodes:
- the dusA gene encoding tRNA dihydrouridine(20/20a) synthase DusA has product MNWQHGEMGQIDPASYRFSVAPMMDYTDRHFRVLMRQISRRSLLYTEMVVAQALHHARQAPDASAPGGRLERLLGFDPIEKPLALQVGGDDPGLLAEAAALAAEWGYDEINLNVGCPSEKVQKGRFGACLMADPDQVARCVAAMAAACSLPVTVKHRIGIDERDSYAELLAFVDAVAAAGAQRFAVHARKAWLEGLDPKQNRTIPPLRYDVVHTLKRDRPQLSIELNGGLESLDDCVQQLELVDGAMVGRAAYAHPLQWRQVDQQIYADDSQPLATASSVVGGLVAYAEQWRSRGGRLWPIARHLVHVVEGVGGAKRWRQQLTEKAGARDADAGVLAAAALSLAERGY; this is encoded by the coding sequence ATGAATTGGCAGCATGGGGAGATGGGCCAGATCGATCCAGCCAGTTATCGCTTCAGTGTGGCCCCGATGATGGACTACACCGATCGGCACTTCCGGGTGCTGATGCGGCAGATCAGCAGGCGCAGCCTGCTTTACACCGAAATGGTGGTAGCCCAGGCCCTGCACCACGCCAGGCAAGCACCTGATGCCAGCGCACCGGGGGGGCGGCTGGAGCGCCTACTGGGCTTCGATCCGATCGAAAAACCCCTAGCCCTGCAAGTGGGCGGCGACGATCCTGGCTTGCTGGCTGAGGCCGCTGCCCTGGCGGCTGAATGGGGCTACGACGAAATCAACCTGAATGTGGGCTGCCCCAGCGAGAAGGTGCAGAAAGGCCGCTTTGGGGCCTGTCTGATGGCCGATCCTGACCAGGTGGCCCGCTGCGTTGCCGCCATGGCCGCCGCCTGCTCCTTGCCGGTAACGGTGAAACACCGCATCGGCATTGATGAGCGCGACTCATACGCCGAGTTGCTGGCCTTCGTGGATGCGGTGGCGGCAGCGGGGGCCCAGCGATTTGCAGTACACGCGCGTAAAGCCTGGCTGGAGGGGCTCGATCCCAAACAGAACCGGACGATCCCGCCCTTGCGCTACGACGTAGTGCACACCCTCAAGCGCGATCGACCGCAACTGAGCATCGAGTTAAACGGCGGTCTGGAAAGCCTGGACGACTGCGTGCAGCAGCTCGAATTGGTGGACGGGGCCATGGTGGGTCGGGCTGCTTATGCCCATCCCCTCCAGTGGAGGCAGGTGGACCAGCAGATCTACGCCGACGACAGCCAGCCGCTGGCCACAGCCTCCAGCGTGGTGGGAGGTTTGGTTGCCTACGCCGAGCAATGGCGCAGTCGAGGCGGGCGGCTGTGGCCTATCGCCCGCCACCTAGTACATGTGGTGGAGGGGGTAGGCGGCGCCAAACGCTGGCGCCAGCAACTCACCGAAAAAGCAGGGGCAAGGGACGCGGATGCTGGCGTGCTGGCAGCCGCAGCCCTATCCCTGGCAGAGCGGGGCTACTAG